The genomic DNA TCTAAGACGTTCATCTTATTTGAGCAGAGTTTATTTCACTGTGTTTATTACAGGATTGTTTGACCatctttttaaataataaaacacaAGCAAAAATCTTACCGTTACATCGGTAGCGTAGATTAGCCCAGATGATGTTTTCTTGTGAAAAGCAGAAAACCCCGAGTCTACCGCCTCTCATGGTTGCGTCAATAATAATCCCCGTGTCTGCAACCATTTTCTGGCCTTCATAGAAACgaaccctgcacacacatccagaTATCGCTGGGTTGGGATACAGGCAGCACCAGTGCTAATACGTGTGAATGTGCAGTCAGGCGTTTGCTTTACCGGATGTACCCATCATGGGGTCTGTGCTGCAGGAACCATCGGTACGAGGTCTTATCCTTCCAACCCACGTTCCTTGGATCCTTCCACAGTAGCTTCACCTGGTCAGGTGTGTCACCTGTGTGCCACAGCGAGTTTCGCAGGTTCTCCCCAGGTCCTGTGTTCGATTTCACAGCCTAGGTGAGAGTAAAACACCAGTTGCTGCGTGAAATGGACCAAGCACAAAATGAAGATTTTTACGTCTTAGTGGACCCATTCTAACTTTTCAGTGATCTCATTATCAAATGTGGACTACATCCCAGGACCTATAAGAACAGCAGTGCCAAATAGACCATAAAGAAATCACTCAGAACTCCTCCATGAGATCAGTGGTAAGGGGGTATGTGCATTTCCACTGCGTCAGTCAGCACAACCGCACGTCACCTTGAGTTGGATGCCAGGTTCAGCCACAGCTCGGAAGGGGTTAGCCTGCCAATAGATCTGCTCCACCTGCTTCCACATAACCACATAAAAACTGGAGCTGTCCTGATACCCAAAGATGAAGCCAGCGTAGTCGTCATCCGTTACAGTATTTACATGAAACGTCCCTTCAAAGTCCACTCCATTGAATGCCGTGTAACCTGCATGAAAGAATATTTTCATGGAGTTTCCTTCTTCATTAAATGGAATTATAGTATTCTTCTGTTTGTAGATGTATGCCCAGCTGGATATATATTACCAACAGCTAGTCCAGGGTCACTGTTCATGGTTTGAACAATCTCTCTTCCCTGTTTGGAAGAAGACACATTGTTTTCAGTGTCTTAACAAGCTCATACTTAATTATTCTGCGTTCTCAGAGGCAGGAGGTAGCGGATCTGACCTGATTGAGTACTACCCAGTTTGGATCGATCTGTGCGTCTCCCTCTGGGTCCAGAACCACAGTCTGGTAAGCCCTGAAGTCAGTGAGGGTGACCTCTGCATTCTCAGGGCACACGTCAATCAGGTCAATTATTGTGTCATTGTCAAAgtctttttcacacacgtttCCAATTCCATCCCCTGCAATAGAAGGAAAAATCTGTTTAAAATGATGCTATTTTCTACACACATTTCCATTACAGCTCAGTAAGGTTTTTAAAAACTCAAAATTAGTTTTCTAGCTATTTAAACACTATTTACATACAACACCCAGAACTGACCGTCTGAGTCTTCCTGTAGTGGGTTGGGAATAAGTCTGCAGTTGTCCGGGCCAGGAGGAAGGAGATCTGGAATACCATCATTGTCATCATCGTCGTCACACTCATCCCCTTTACCGTCTTTGTCAGTGTCCAGCTGAGAGCTGTTGATGACTGCTGGGCAGTTATCACGTGAATCCTGGTGACCATCTCCATCactggggggtgaggggggaatAAGCATTTAAACAGACAACGATATCAGGGACATCTAGATTGCACAATAGAACACAGTACCTGTCTTTGTTGGTGTCACAAGGATCACCAATCAGGTCATTGTCAACATCCATCTAGAAGGTCAAAACAAAGAATCATTATTTTGTCTCTCAGTGAACATAGTTAAAAAAGGTTTGAATGGGAGCAAGACCTGGTCAGGGTTGCGAATGTAAGGACAGCTGTCACACGCGTCCCCAACACTGTCACCATCTCGATCTATCTGGTTGGCATTGGGAACCTTGATGCAGTTGTCCATGTCATTCTTGATCCCTGAGGTAGCAAGCAGAAGCTCCCAGAATAAAACCAGATTTACAGTCAATGGCTGGACCTAAAGGTGGAGAACTCTGCTAGGTGCTAATGTAAGGGGTGTCTGCCCAGTGTTCTAAATGTGCATGTTAAAGTAACATTTTGACACTTTAGTCCAACATACCATCACCATCGATATCATCGTCACATTCGTCACCCTTGCCATCAAGATCGGTGTCCTTTTGGTCGTTGTTTTTAACCAGACGGCAGTTGTCACAAGCATCTCCATAATCATCCTGGTCGACATTCTTCTGGTTCACGTTTGGGACAAGCACACAGTTGTCCTGGCCAAGTAAAGAACACAGAGTTGATATTTGGCGTAAACCCTGTGCATGTTGTGGGTATGACTTCATTAAAGGACGTAATAACCTCTATATTCAAGATCCCATCTCCATCAGCGTCGTCATCACACGCGTCTCCAATTTTGTCCTTATCAGCATCTTCTTGCCCAGAGTTGGGTACGGTGAGACAGTTATCCTGCAAAACCACTTTTATTGATATTCTTGGgagtgcacttgtgtgtgtgtgtgtgtgtgtgtgtgtgtgtgtatatatatatatatatatattttttttttcttttcaagtTAATAAACTGCCGTGTTCTTTCTCACCTTAGCGCAGTTTCTTTCAGGACATTGCAATTTTTCATCAGGGAAGCCATCAATATCCATGTCTGGTCCACATAAATATCCATTTCCAGCCCAGCCAACTCCACACTGAAttgacacacacattttctggTCAGATCTGAATACTTCAGTCTCAATCTGCTGGCTGTGCATTACATTCACATGCAACACAGTTCACGCTTGAGTTCAGTTCAAAAGTGTACGTTTTATTGATACTATTGATAAAACCCCGGGGCAGCTCCTTACGACACACTCGATGCTGCTGTCGCGGTGGACGACACACTCTGCAGTGGCATGGCAGGGGTTGGGCTGCCCATTCCCGCACGCCCTTTCCGGCTTGCAGCCCTGTGTCTGGTCTCCGGCGTAGCCTGGCTTGCAACGTCCACAGCGGAAAGAACCCTGGATGGATCAAAAACAAGCGAACAAGTGAAAATGAGGGAAAAAATAATTCCACCTGAGAAATTCTGTTGGCTGGTATGGCTTTCTTCCTTGCAGGCATTTTGAATATGGTAATATAGTAAGCaaacatgaaaaataagaaactctCAGTGTTGCTCCAATTCCTGTGGGATGGTTTGGTCATTTGAGGTTTACTATAGGAAGAGTAGGGGAAGTGcagaccatgaacatagtacaTAGTACATACTACATAGTACATAGCATAACACATAGCTCTGATGATCATGTACTCACTGGTGTGTTCATACAGATTGAGTTCTCCACACAGCCACCGTTTGAAGATTCACACTCATTTATGTCTCTACAAACCTTTCAGTACAGACAAAATGGGAGGAAAGAAAAGGTATTATGAATTCAGTGTTAAGTTCTTGCCCTCGATATTTCCTGAAGCACTAAGTTCAAATTTTTCAATGTAAAAAGAAACTGATTGAATGATGTGGGAACCTGTTTGTTGGCAGAAGCATATGCCACTCCAAGCCCTTGCACCTGGGGACCGGTATATCCTGCAGGACACGGGCCACAGCGGAAACCAGGAGCTGTGTTGATGCATCTCACACCCATATGGCACggcaccacactacactacaaccATAAGACAATGTTACACAAAGCACGTCACACAGTGGAATATAATAATAAGGTTTTTAAGTTTTTCACAATCTAGGGAATCTGTTGTAGCAATTAACatttcttttttgtgtgtgtttttgtatatttttatgagagagagagtgtgtgtgtgtgtgtgtgtgtgtgtgtgtgtgtgtgtgtgtgtgtgtgtgtgtgtgtgtgtgtgtgtgtatggcacaATTTTATGGCTGTAATCTTTTCTGAGAAATCACACTGCTGGCTTGGTGCTGAGGGCGGGTTCCCAGCATGCTTCTCTTCCCACCTCATCCTCGTCCGCACAGTGGGTGCCGTTGCCCACTGTGCCCGCGGGACATGGGCCGCATTTGACGCCATCCACCTTCTCGGTGCACTTCACCCCGGGGTGGCAGGGATTGGGGTCGCAGGAGGGCTTTTGCACAGGGGGTTCTATACGCATGCCTAGAGGAAGGTCAGATTATTCTTTCTGTCTCCAAAATTATGTTGACACTGAGTCCGAAACACAAAATGCAGTTGAACACTACTTGAAAGAAGTAATCCATCAACTAAGAGTAGAACAAAAATATGATTAAATTAGAATATTAGCCAATATATTGTATACTGTATTGGCCTCCCAAGGCATTCCACAATGTTTCTCCTATTGTCTggatgattatttaatttaaatattattatttttgttatttttaaggTGCTATCACTGTATTttgagaaaaaaacagaataaaaacaaaacccaaCACTAATATAAATGTGTGAAATATGACTCACCACAGGCCTCACACTCCATAACCGTGTTCTTCAGGAACACAATCTCCTCTATCTGATTGAGGAGACAGCCAAATTTAGCTGCTATAAACAATATCGCAATGAAATACCAGCATGAACATACAAATTGCTTATAGTCTACTGTGTGTGACAGACTTGCTTATTTACCTGTTGTTTCAGCAGTTCCTTGATATCAGCCAGAGCCTTGTTTGTACTCTTAATCTGGTTAATTATCTCACCATCTGTGAAAAGCCATCACTACTCAGATTACAACTGAacataaacatacataaacCCAAGTTCACTTCAAATAGTACAGTACTGATGGCCGAGACTTGGGGAGAATTCACAAGCATTTTGAGTGCTCATGTAACTTTATAGGCACAGCTTTCAGTGTGAGTGTCTCTTCTTCTTAATAGtgtgtttatattaataata from Brachyhypopomus gauderio isolate BG-103 chromosome 12, BGAUD_0.2, whole genome shotgun sequence includes the following:
- the comp gene encoding cartilage oligomeric matrix protein; translated protein: MRWILLLYGLYGLLNLDRSAVVGQGASRDGEIINQIKSTNKALADIKELLKQQIEEIVFLKNTVMECEACGMRIEPPVQKPSCDPNPCHPGVKCTEKVDGVKCGPCPAGTVGNGTHCADEDECSVVPCHMGVRCINTAPGFRCGPCPAGYTGPQVQGLGVAYASANKQVCRDINECESSNGGCVENSICMNTPGSFRCGRCKPGYAGDQTQGCKPERACGNGQPNPCHATAECVVHRDSSIECVCGVGWAGNGYLCGPDMDIDGFPDEKLQCPERNCAKDNCLTVPNSGQEDADKDKIGDACDDDADGDGILNIEDNCVLVPNVNQKNVDQDDYGDACDNCRLVKNNDQKDTDLDGKGDECDDDIDGDGIKNDMDNCIKVPNANQIDRDGDSVGDACDSCPYIRNPDQMDVDNDLIGDPCDTNKDSDGDGHQDSRDNCPAVINSSQLDTDKDGKGDECDDDDDNDGIPDLLPPGPDNCRLIPNPLQEDSDGDGIGNVCEKDFDNDTIIDLIDVCPENAEVTLTDFRAYQTVVLDPEGDAQIDPNWVVLNQGREIVQTMNSDPGLAVGYTAFNGVDFEGTFHVNTVTDDDYAGFIFGYQDSSSFYVVMWKQVEQIYWQANPFRAVAEPGIQLKAVKSNTGPGENLRNSLWHTGDTPDQVKLLWKDPRNVGWKDKTSYRWFLQHRPHDGYIRVRFYEGQKMVADTGIIIDATMRGGRLGVFCFSQENIIWANLRYRCNDTLPEDFDTYRSQQIQLQI